One Helianthus annuus cultivar XRQ/B chromosome 12, HanXRQr2.0-SUNRISE, whole genome shotgun sequence genomic region harbors:
- the LOC110896102 gene encoding triphosphate tunnel metalloenzyme 3 isoform X3 — MMSPWIKNLLRLSFSSSSQISHKFPMEIEIKLRLPDSAAHQKLSDILSLYHTKTHLQQNLFFDTPQLTLATTHLAALRLRFYDLDTQSILSLKSKPKLSNGISRIEEIEHPLDPTLARACAAEPRRFSAVQGSGVLERVVGEFGVGLDELVCLGGFRNVRAVYIWNGLKVELDESEYEFGVCYEVECESDRPEEVKVMLEELLERNGIRFCYSKMSKFAVFRSGKLPEFG, encoded by the exons ATGATGTCCCCTTGGATTAAAAATCTACTAAGGTTATCTTTCTCATCATCATCACAAATCAGCCACAAATTCCCAATGGAAATTGAAATAAAGCTCCGGCTACCGGACTCCGCCGCCCACCAGAAACTCTCCGACATCCTCTCACTCTACCACACCAAAACCCACCTCCAACAAAACCTCTTCTTCGACACCCCACAACTCACTCTCGCCACCACCCACCTCGCCGCCCTCCGCCTCCGCTTCTACGACCTCGACACCCAATCAATCCTCTCACTCAAATCAAAACCCAAACTCTCCAACGGCATCAGCCGCATTGAAGAAATCGAACACCCCCTTGACCCCACCCTCGCCCGCGCCTGCGCCGCCGAGCCCCGGCGGTTCTCGGCGGTGCAGGGATCGGGGGTGTTGGAGAGGGTGGTGGGGGAGTTTGGGGTGGGGTTGGATGAGCTTGTGTGTTTAGGGGGGTTTAGGAATGTAAGAGCTGTTTATATTTGGAATGGGTTGAAGGTGGAACTGGATGAATCGGAATATGAGTTTGGGGTTTGTTATGAGGTTGAGTGTGAGAGTGATAGGCCGGAGGAAGTGAAAGTAATGCTTGAAGAGTTGTTGGAGCGGAATGGGATTCGGTTTTGTTATTCGAAGATGTCGAAATTCGCGGTTTTTAGATCGGGGAAGTTGCCTGAGTTCGG CTAA
- the LOC110896102 gene encoding triphosphate tunnel metalloenzyme 3 isoform X2, producing the protein MMSPWIKNLLRLSFSSSSQISHKFPMEIEIKLRLPDSAAHQKLSDILSLYHTKTHLQQNLFFDTPQLTLATTHLAALRLRFYDLDTQSILSLKSKPKLSNGISRIEEIEHPLDPTLARACAAEPRRFSAVQGSGVLERVVGEFGVGLDELVCLGGFRNVRAVYIWNGLKVELDESEYEFGVCYEVECESDRPEEVKVMLEELLERNGIRFCYSKMSKFAVFRSGKLPEFGESDVGRVVGSEWD; encoded by the exons ATGATGTCCCCTTGGATTAAAAATCTACTAAGGTTATCTTTCTCATCATCATCACAAATCAGCCACAAATTCCCAATGGAAATTGAAATAAAGCTCCGGCTACCGGACTCCGCCGCCCACCAGAAACTCTCCGACATCCTCTCACTCTACCACACCAAAACCCACCTCCAACAAAACCTCTTCTTCGACACCCCACAACTCACTCTCGCCACCACCCACCTCGCCGCCCTCCGCCTCCGCTTCTACGACCTCGACACCCAATCAATCCTCTCACTCAAATCAAAACCCAAACTCTCCAACGGCATCAGCCGCATTGAAGAAATCGAACACCCCCTTGACCCCACCCTCGCCCGCGCCTGCGCCGCCGAGCCCCGGCGGTTCTCGGCGGTGCAGGGATCGGGGGTGTTGGAGAGGGTGGTGGGGGAGTTTGGGGTGGGGTTGGATGAGCTTGTGTGTTTAGGGGGGTTTAGGAATGTAAGAGCTGTTTATATTTGGAATGGGTTGAAGGTGGAACTGGATGAATCGGAATATGAGTTTGGGGTTTGTTATGAGGTTGAGTGTGAGAGTGATAGGCCGGAGGAAGTGAAAGTAATGCTTGAAGAGTTGTTGGAGCGGAATGGGATTCGGTTTTGTTATTCGAAGATGTCGAAATTCGCGGTTTTTAGATCGGGGAAGTTGCCTGAGTTCGG AGAAAGTGATGTTGGAAGAGTTGTTGGATCAGAATGGGATTAG
- the LOC110896102 gene encoding triphosphate tunnel metalloenzyme 3 isoform X1 has product MMSPWIKNLLRLSFSSSSQISHKFPMEIEIKLRLPDSAAHQKLSDILSLYHTKTHLQQNLFFDTPQLTLATTHLAALRLRFYDLDTQSILSLKSKPKLSNGISRIEEIEHPLDPTLARACAAEPRRFSAVQGSGVLERVVGEFGVGLDELVCLGGFRNVRAVYIWNGLKVELDESEYEFGVCYEVECESDRPEEVKVMLEELLERNGIRFCYSKMSKFAVFRSGKLPEFGFDVLVTCELETYEDVDDDPLVRTRYSMMREQ; this is encoded by the exons ATGATGTCCCCTTGGATTAAAAATCTACTAAGGTTATCTTTCTCATCATCATCACAAATCAGCCACAAATTCCCAATGGAAATTGAAATAAAGCTCCGGCTACCGGACTCCGCCGCCCACCAGAAACTCTCCGACATCCTCTCACTCTACCACACCAAAACCCACCTCCAACAAAACCTCTTCTTCGACACCCCACAACTCACTCTCGCCACCACCCACCTCGCCGCCCTCCGCCTCCGCTTCTACGACCTCGACACCCAATCAATCCTCTCACTCAAATCAAAACCCAAACTCTCCAACGGCATCAGCCGCATTGAAGAAATCGAACACCCCCTTGACCCCACCCTCGCCCGCGCCTGCGCCGCCGAGCCCCGGCGGTTCTCGGCGGTGCAGGGATCGGGGGTGTTGGAGAGGGTGGTGGGGGAGTTTGGGGTGGGGTTGGATGAGCTTGTGTGTTTAGGGGGGTTTAGGAATGTAAGAGCTGTTTATATTTGGAATGGGTTGAAGGTGGAACTGGATGAATCGGAATATGAGTTTGGGGTTTGTTATGAGGTTGAGTGTGAGAGTGATAGGCCGGAGGAAGTGAAAGTAATGCTTGAAGAGTTGTTGGAGCGGAATGGGATTCGGTTTTGTTATTCGAAGATGTCGAAATTCGCGGTTTTTAGATCGGGGAAGTTGCCTGAGTTCGG GTTCGATGTACTTGTAACTTGTGAACTCGAAACATATGAAGACGTCGATGATGATCCTTTAGTAAGAACCCGATATTCTATGATGAGAGAACAATGA